The following coding sequences are from one Buchnera aphidicola (Melaphis rhois) window:
- the secG gene encoding preprotein translocase subunit SecG has translation MYNFFLGMFVFVSIFLIFLIMIQHGKDSDLNTSLGLARSKKAIIHGNNNTLTCITSVFAFLFFLISLIICNMSYNNIF, from the coding sequence ATGTATAATTTTTTTTTAGGAATGTTTGTTTTTGTTTCTATTTTTCTTATTTTTTTAATCATGATACAGCACGGAAAAGATAGCGATTTAAATACCAGTTTAGGGTTAGCGAGATCTAAGAAAGCAATAATACATGGCAATAATAATACACTAACTTGTATTACTAGCGTATTTGCATTTTTGTTTTTTTTAATTAGTTTAATAATATGTAATATGAGTTATAATAATATATTTTAA
- the greA gene encoding transcription elongation factor GreA: MHNYIPMTSLGVEKLRKKLEILKKVKRPKIIASIIEARQHGDLKENAEYHAAKEEQSFCEGKIKEIELKLSKIRVIDVTLIKNCGTVIFGSTVTICNLDTNKSVTYRIVGDDESDFKLNLISINSPMSRGLIGKKIGNIAVIKTPSGDVKYKILNIEYK; the protein is encoded by the coding sequence ATGCATAATTACATCCCGATGACATCGTTAGGCGTTGAAAAACTTCGAAAAAAACTTGAAATATTAAAAAAAGTAAAAAGACCTAAAATTATAGCTTCTATAATAGAAGCTAGACAGCATGGTGATTTAAAGGAAAATGCAGAATATCATGCAGCTAAGGAAGAACAGAGTTTTTGTGAAGGTAAAATTAAAGAAATTGAATTAAAATTATCTAAAATTCGAGTAATTGATGTTACTTTAATAAAAAATTGCGGTACTGTTATTTTTGGATCTACAGTAACTATATGTAACTTGGATACTAATAAATCTGTTACTTATCGCATCGTAGGTGATGATGAATCAGATTTTAAATTGAATTTGATTTCTATTAACTCTCCTATGTCTAGAGGGTTGATTGGAAAAAAAATAGGAAATATTGCCGTTATTAAAACTCCATCTGGTGATGTTAAATATAAAATATTAAATATAGAATATAAGTAA
- a CDS encoding RlmE family RNA methyltransferase, translated as MYKVRSLSSKKWLKRHISDKYVNLAYNYGIRSRAHFKLSNIDSIVKLFRRGMTVIDLGCSPGSWSEYAIKKVGKTGCVISCDILPMKPIKGVFFVRGNIREPSFLNWFLIYLKNKRIDLVMSDMAPNMSGIDCIDHPRSIELGLLALKISEKILTNNGKFLVKTFCGEQFNELILEISALFITVKVFKPSASRMRSREIYIIAFGRKR; from the coding sequence ATGTATAAAGTTCGTTCTTTAAGTTCCAAAAAATGGTTAAAACGACATATTAGCGATAAATATGTCAATTTAGCTTATAATTATGGTATTCGTTCTAGAGCTCATTTTAAGTTATCTAATATAGATAGTATAGTTAAATTATTTCGCAGGGGTATGACAGTAATAGATTTAGGCTGTTCACCTGGAAGTTGGTCTGAATATGCTATTAAAAAGGTAGGAAAAACAGGATGTGTTATATCTTGTGATATATTACCTATGAAGCCAATTAAAGGCGTTTTTTTTGTTCGAGGAAATATTAGAGAACCAAGTTTTTTAAATTGGTTTTTAATTTATTTAAAAAACAAAAGAATAGACTTAGTGATGTCTGATATGGCTCCTAATATGAGTGGAATTGATTGTATTGATCATCCTCGCTCTATAGAATTAGGTTTATTAGCTTTAAAAATATCTGAAAAGATATTAACAAATAATGGCAAGTTTTTGGTAAAAACTTTTTGCGGAGAACAATTTAATGAGTTAATTTTAGAAATTAGTGCTTTGTTTATTACAGTAAAAGTTTTTAAACCTAGCGCTTCTCGAATGCGTTCTAGAGAAATATATATTATAGCATTTGGACGAAAAAGATAA
- the nusA gene encoding transcription termination factor NusA, which produces MNKEILAVVEAVSNEKSLPREKIFEALESALAIATKKKYDQDIDVRVKIDRKSGSFETFRRWLVVSEVLYPTKEITFEAAQFENNLIKINDYAEDKIQSVTFDRITTQTAKQVIVQKVREAERAMIVDQFRKYEGDIVTGIVKKISRDNIVLDLGNNAEALILKEDMLPRENFRLGDRIRGVLYAIHPESRGIQLFVSRSRPEMLIELFKIEVPEIGERIIEIKAAARDPGSRAKIAVKSNDKRTDPVGACVGMRGARVQAVSSELCGERIDIVLWDNNSAQFVINSMSPADVCSIVVDEESHTVDLAVDSGNLAQAIGRNGQNVRLASQLSGWEINVMTVDDLKLKYQKEADKILNMFKKYLKIDEELLETLIKEGFSSIEELVYVPFHELANENTINEKQALLIREEAKKALLIITKENEQQLNVRKPKIELLNLKGMNQFIALKLAKKNIYSLEELADQGVDDLIDIEELNITTAGDLIMAARNICWFGEKIQK; this is translated from the coding sequence ATGAATAAAGAAATTTTAGCTGTCGTAGAAGCGGTTTCTAACGAAAAATCCTTACCTCGAGAAAAAATTTTTGAAGCACTAGAAAGTGCATTAGCAATAGCAACTAAAAAAAAATATGATCAAGATATTGATGTACGAGTAAAAATTGATCGAAAAAGTGGAAGTTTTGAAACATTTCGTCGATGGTTAGTAGTTAGTGAAGTTTTATATCCAACAAAAGAAATTACCTTCGAAGCTGCTCAGTTCGAAAATAATTTAATAAAAATTAACGATTATGCAGAAGATAAAATACAATCAGTTACATTTGATAGAATTACTACTCAAACAGCAAAACAAGTCATTGTACAAAAAGTAAGAGAAGCTGAACGAGCAATGATTGTAGATCAGTTTCGAAAATATGAGGGTGACATTGTAACAGGAATAGTTAAAAAGATTAGTAGAGATAATATTGTTTTAGATTTAGGTAATAATGCTGAAGCTTTAATTTTAAAAGAAGATATGCTACCTAGAGAAAATTTTAGATTAGGAGATCGCATAAGAGGTGTGCTTTATGCAATTCATCCTGAATCTAGAGGTATTCAACTATTTGTTAGTAGATCTAGACCTGAAATGTTAATTGAATTATTTAAAATTGAAGTTCCAGAAATAGGAGAAAGAATTATTGAAATAAAAGCAGCAGCACGCGACCCAGGATCTAGAGCGAAAATTGCAGTGAAAAGTAATGATAAGAGAACTGATCCGGTTGGTGCATGTGTAGGTATGAGAGGAGCTCGAGTACAAGCAGTGTCTAGCGAATTATGTGGAGAAAGAATTGATATTGTATTATGGGATAACAATTCAGCACAATTTGTTATTAATTCTATGTCTCCAGCCGATGTTTGTTCTATTGTGGTTGATGAAGAAAGTCATACGGTAGATCTTGCTGTGGATTCTGGAAATTTAGCACAAGCTATTGGAAGAAATGGTCAAAATGTGCGCTTAGCTTCTCAATTAAGCGGTTGGGAAATTAATGTTATGACGGTAGATGATTTAAAATTAAAGTATCAAAAAGAAGCTGACAAAATTTTAAACATGTTCAAGAAATATTTAAAAATAGATGAAGAACTCTTGGAAACGTTAATTAAGGAAGGTTTTTCTTCTATAGAAGAATTAGTATATGTTCCTTTTCATGAACTAGCTAACGAAAATACAATTAATGAAAAACAAGCTTTGCTAATTCGTGAAGAAGCAAAAAAAGCCTTGCTTATAATAACGAAAGAAAATGAACAACAGTTAAATGTAAGAAAACCAAAAATAGAATTATTAAATTTAAAAGGGATGAATCAATTCATAGCTTTAAAGTTAGCAAAAAAAAATATTTACAGTTTAGAAGAATTAGCTGATCAAGGAGTTGATGATTTAATAGACATTGAAGAACTCAACATTACTACAGCTGGTGATTTAATTATGGCAGCACGAAATATATGTTGGTTTGGTGAAAAGATTCAAAAATAG
- the glmM gene encoding phosphoglucosamine mutase codes for MNVKKYFGTDGIRGKVGEFPITPDFFLKFGIVIGKLLFKNSFKTVIVGIDTRISSCMLESALNSGLSASGISVLSTGRISTPAIGYLTKLLRLGAGIVISASHNLFQDNGIKLFLKNGIKSSAFMEKIIEKELKKPVSYRNISNVASINRIYFAQKEYINFCKSTFPSCFNLKNFKIVLDCANGSTYKIAPKIFKDFGANLISTAVFPNGYNINKCCGSTDVDNLKKVVLSEQADVGLAFDGDGDRVIMIDHLGNKVNGDQILYILAKFRYTYNMIKKESVVVTDMSNNGLLISLKKLNIPFVKVNVGDKNIINKLRENKWNLGAESSGHVIILDKSHICDGIITSLQVIKVMLQTRMSLFQLCSELTLHPQSVVNIAFNKKNDFIKRKKIELVLSRYKSILGQFGRILLRKSGTELYFRVMIEDKSKSIVSFISNQLKKDFKYI; via the coding sequence TTGAATGTAAAAAAATATTTTGGAACAGATGGTATTCGTGGGAAAGTTGGTGAGTTTCCTATTACTCCTGATTTTTTTTTAAAGTTTGGAATTGTAATTGGCAAATTATTATTTAAGAATAGTTTTAAAACAGTCATAGTTGGAATAGATACTCGTATTTCTAGTTGTATGTTAGAGTCAGCATTGAACTCAGGTTTATCTGCTTCTGGTATTTCTGTGTTGTCTACAGGAAGAATTTCTACTCCAGCTATTGGATATTTAACTAAGTTATTAAGATTAGGAGCAGGAATAGTAATATCAGCATCTCATAATTTGTTTCAAGACAATGGTATAAAGCTATTTTTAAAAAATGGTATTAAATCATCAGCATTCATGGAAAAAATTATTGAGAAAGAACTAAAAAAACCTGTTTCTTATCGTAATATTTCAAATGTAGCTTCAATTAATAGAATTTATTTTGCTCAAAAGGAATACATTAATTTTTGTAAATCTACTTTTCCAAGTTGTTTTAATTTAAAAAATTTTAAGATCGTATTAGATTGTGCTAATGGTTCTACTTACAAAATTGCACCTAAAATTTTTAAAGATTTTGGTGCTAATTTAATTTCTACTGCTGTTTTCCCAAATGGGTATAATATTAATAAATGTTGTGGATCAACAGATGTAGATAATTTAAAAAAAGTAGTATTGTCGGAGCAGGCAGATGTAGGTTTAGCTTTTGATGGTGATGGAGATCGTGTGATTATGATCGATCATTTAGGTAATAAAGTTAATGGAGATCAAATTTTATATATTTTAGCAAAATTTCGATATACATATAATATGATTAAAAAAGAAAGTGTTGTTGTAACTGACATGAGTAATAATGGATTGTTGATTTCTTTAAAAAAATTAAATATTCCTTTTGTTAAAGTAAACGTAGGTGATAAAAATATAATAAATAAATTAAGAGAAAATAAATGGAATCTTGGTGCAGAAAGTTCTGGTCATGTTATTATATTGGATAAATCACACATTTGTGATGGGATTATTACTAGTTTGCAAGTTATCAAAGTCATGTTGCAAACTAGAATGAGTCTTTTTCAATTATGTTCTGAACTAACATTACACCCTCAATCAGTCGTTAATATAGCTTTTAATAAAAAAAATGACTTTATAAAACGTAAGAAAATAGAACTTGTATTGTCGAGGTATAAAAGTATACTTGGACAATTTGGCCGAATACTTTTAAGAAAATCTGGAACAGAATTGTATTTTAGAGTGATGATAGAAGATAAAAGTAAAAGTATTGTTTCATTTATTTCTAATCAATTAAAAAAAGATTTTAAGTATATTTAG
- the murA gene encoding UDP-N-acetylglucosamine 1-carboxyvinyltransferase: MKISHITGPTNLSGEVKISGSKNAALPILLVSILSQEPIELHNIPLLRDILNAIKILIKLGVKIEINKRIYLDTKKIEICTIPKKITKTIRASIWILGPLLARFGYAKISFPGGCKIGHRKIDLHIFGLTQLGANITICDNHITGSVIGKLKGANIKLSKISVGATITIMSAATLAIGNTIILNAACEPEIVDVANFLNSLGAKITGAGSRKIIIQGVTKLHGGTYKIISDRIETGTFLIAAAISNGNIICYNTQPEMLTYLLKKLIQTGAKINIGNDWINLNMTNINPTGTDIITSPYPGFPTDMQAPFTLLNLISNGISIVTETIFENRFIHIPELKKMGAKAIIKNNSVICYGVKQLNSAKIIALDLRGSASLILAGCIADGDTILKNSDLITRGYENFYKKLRKIGAKIKNK; the protein is encoded by the coding sequence ATGAAAATAAGTCATATCACTGGACCTACTAACCTTTCTGGAGAAGTAAAAATATCCGGTTCAAAAAATGCTGCCTTACCTATACTATTAGTATCAATATTATCACAAGAACCAATAGAACTGCATAATATTCCACTTCTTCGAGATATTTTAAATGCAATAAAAATACTAATAAAACTAGGAGTAAAAATAGAAATCAACAAGAGAATATATCTTGATACTAAAAAAATTGAAATTTGTACCATACCTAAAAAAATTACAAAAACAATACGAGCTTCTATTTGGATACTAGGACCCCTTCTAGCAAGATTCGGTTATGCAAAAATATCTTTTCCTGGAGGATGTAAAATAGGACACAGAAAAATTGACTTACATATATTCGGATTAACTCAGTTAGGAGCTAATATTACTATTTGCGATAATCATATAACTGGTTCAGTGATTGGAAAATTAAAAGGGGCCAATATAAAACTATCCAAAATAAGTGTAGGAGCAACTATTACCATTATGAGTGCAGCTACCTTAGCTATAGGAAATACTATAATTTTAAATGCTGCATGTGAACCAGAAATCGTAGACGTTGCTAATTTTCTTAATAGTCTAGGAGCCAAAATCACTGGAGCTGGAAGTAGAAAAATTATTATTCAAGGTGTAACTAAATTACACGGAGGTACATATAAAATTATATCTGATAGAATTGAAACAGGCACGTTTTTAATTGCAGCAGCTATCTCTAACGGAAACATTATTTGTTATAATACTCAACCTGAAATGTTGACATATTTACTAAAAAAACTAATACAAACAGGAGCTAAAATAAACATTGGAAACGATTGGATAAATCTTAATATGACCAACATAAATCCTACAGGAACTGATATTATAACTTCTCCTTATCCAGGATTTCCAACTGATATGCAAGCTCCATTTACATTATTAAACTTAATATCCAATGGCATTAGTATAGTCACTGAAACTATATTCGAAAATCGTTTTATACATATACCTGAATTAAAAAAAATGGGTGCAAAAGCAATTATAAAAAATAACTCAGTTATTTGCTATGGAGTTAAACAACTAAATTCAGCTAAAATAATTGCATTAGATTTACGTGGATCTGCTAGCTTAATACTAGCTGGATGCATCGCTGATGGGGACACTATCCTTAAAAATTCTGACCTTATTACAAGGGGATACGAAAATTTTTATAAAAAACTTAGAAAAATAGGAGCAAAAATTAAAAATAAATAA
- the infB gene encoding translation initiation factor IF-2, translating into MEISIKLLAKEMNVSIKDLIQQCVNIGIIKNEHSFITYNEKKTLEKYLKKTSTISKNVLTLKRKTRSTLHVSSSGGKYKYVHVEIRKKQIYSTSDEEVRDNVSRNININISQSENKTSSNMRQKNDNTFHLNKNITKNRGVFSNLKSNFTVNDVRKKENSSSYNSEHKKNLLKPVKLRHNSNSSSAFIESERKVKNKTDSKITLDLNRSNNNVASAIHTNYLSSSNKNIKSNYRSSNQKNIRYKKNRNYLDKKANREDIKKTIVSDKKNKNYKYSVLKQTFTKPSNTINRDIIISDVITVCELANKMAVKSSEVIKTMIKLGYIVTINQSLDQDIAQLVAEEMGHKVTIYHDNALEKNIMKDRETSSNEFREIRPPIVTIMGHVDHGKTSLLDYIRLTKIASQEAGGITQHIGAYHIDINDKIITFLDTPGHAAFTAMRARGVQVTDIVILVVAADDGVKPQTIEAIQHAQAASVPILVVISKIDKPESEPEKIKNELMKYNIVPEEWGGENIFIHVSAKSGEGIDNLLESILLQAEMLELKASTSGMASGLVIESFLDKGQGPIATILIQEGTLYKGDIVLCGLEYGKIRAIKDSTGKEIQSVKPSIPVKILGLSGIPITGDKIVVVRDEKKAREVSCYRQAKFREKKLAKKTAFKLSKIFENIQKSKVLELNIVLKSDVQGSLEAISDSLEKLSNDSVKIKIIGKGVGSITETDVSLAIASHAMIIGFNVRADFSAKRLIELENIDLRYYSVIYHIIDEVKSAICGMTSPKYKQEVIGLAEVRNIFRSPKFGSITGCMVIEGIVKRNSSIRILRKNKVIYEGELESLRRFKEDTNEVRSGVECGIGIKKYNDVRINDIIEVFHTLEIK; encoded by the coding sequence ATGGAAATAAGTATAAAATTATTAGCTAAAGAAATGAATGTTTCAATAAAAGATTTGATTCAACAGTGTGTAAATATTGGTATTATTAAAAATGAACATAGCTTCATTACTTATAATGAGAAAAAAACTTTAGAAAAATACTTGAAAAAAACTAGTACTATTTCAAAAAATGTATTAACTTTAAAAAGAAAGACTCGTAGTACGTTACATGTATCTAGTTCTGGTGGAAAATACAAATATGTACATGTTGAAATTAGAAAAAAACAAATATATTCAACATCTGATGAAGAAGTAAGAGATAATGTATCCAGAAATATTAATATAAATATTTCACAAAGTGAAAATAAAACATCATCTAATATGAGACAAAAAAATGACAACACATTTCATCTTAACAAAAATATTACTAAAAATCGTGGTGTTTTTAGTAATTTAAAGAGTAATTTTACAGTTAATGATGTTAGAAAAAAAGAAAATAGTTCTTCTTATAATTCTGAACATAAAAAAAACTTGTTAAAACCAGTAAAACTACGTCATAACTCAAATTCGTCAAGTGCTTTTATTGAATCAGAGAGAAAAGTTAAAAACAAAACGGATAGTAAAATCACATTAGATCTAAATCGAAGTAATAACAATGTTGCTAGTGCAATTCATACTAATTATTTATCTTCGAGCAATAAAAATATAAAATCTAACTATAGATCTAGTAACCAAAAAAATATTCGTTATAAGAAAAATAGAAATTATTTAGATAAAAAAGCAAATCGAGAAGATATAAAAAAAACTATTGTTTCTGATAAAAAAAACAAGAACTATAAGTATAGTGTTTTAAAACAAACGTTCACAAAACCTTCAAATACAATCAATCGAGATATAATTATAAGTGATGTAATTACAGTATGCGAATTAGCAAATAAAATGGCAGTAAAAAGTTCTGAAGTAATAAAAACAATGATAAAATTAGGATATATAGTTACAATTAATCAAAGTTTAGATCAGGATATAGCACAATTAGTAGCAGAAGAAATGGGTCATAAAGTAACTATATATCATGATAATGCATTAGAAAAAAATATTATGAAAGATCGCGAAACTAGTAGTAATGAATTTAGAGAAATACGACCTCCTATAGTAACTATTATGGGACATGTAGATCATGGTAAGACATCATTATTAGATTATATTAGACTAACTAAAATTGCTTCGCAAGAAGCGGGTGGAATTACACAACATATAGGTGCTTATCATATTGATATAAATGATAAAATAATTACATTCCTAGATACTCCCGGACATGCAGCGTTTACTGCCATGCGAGCTAGAGGAGTTCAAGTTACAGATATAGTAATATTAGTCGTAGCTGCTGATGATGGAGTTAAACCTCAAACAATAGAAGCTATACAACATGCTCAAGCAGCTTCGGTTCCTATTTTAGTTGTTATAAGTAAAATCGACAAACCAGAATCAGAACCAGAAAAAATTAAGAATGAATTAATGAAATATAATATTGTCCCAGAAGAATGGGGAGGAGAAAACATTTTTATACATGTTTCAGCAAAATCAGGTGAAGGTATAGATAATTTATTAGAATCTATTTTGCTACAAGCTGAAATGTTAGAGCTAAAAGCTAGTACTTCTGGAATGGCTTCAGGTTTAGTTATTGAATCGTTTTTAGATAAGGGACAAGGTCCAATCGCTACAATATTAATACAAGAAGGTACGTTATATAAAGGAGATATAGTATTATGCGGATTAGAATATGGTAAAATTCGTGCTATAAAAGATTCTACTGGAAAAGAAATTCAATCTGTTAAACCTTCTATTCCAGTTAAGATTTTGGGTTTATCGGGGATTCCTATAACTGGAGACAAGATTGTTGTTGTTCGTGATGAAAAAAAGGCGCGAGAGGTATCATGTTATCGTCAAGCAAAGTTCAGAGAAAAGAAGTTAGCTAAGAAAACAGCGTTTAAATTATCTAAAATTTTTGAAAATATACAAAAAAGTAAGGTATTAGAACTGAACATTGTTTTAAAATCTGATGTACAAGGTTCATTAGAAGCTATTTCTGATTCTTTAGAAAAATTATCTAATGATAGTGTAAAAATCAAGATTATAGGAAAGGGTGTCGGTAGTATTACAGAAACTGATGTATCCCTTGCTATAGCTTCACATGCTATGATTATAGGTTTTAATGTAAGAGCAGATTTTTCTGCTAAACGTCTTATTGAATTAGAAAACATAGATTTACGATATTATTCAGTTATATATCATATTATCGATGAAGTAAAAAGCGCTATATGTGGTATGACTTCTCCAAAATATAAACAAGAAGTTATAGGATTAGCAGAAGTTAGAAATATATTTAGATCTCCAAAATTTGGTAGTATAACAGGATGTATGGTTATTGAAGGTATAGTTAAACGAAATAGTTCAATTCGAATATTAAGAAAAAATAAAGTAATTTATGAAGGAGAATTAGAATCATTAAGAAGATTTAAAGAAGATACAAATGAAGTGAGAAGTGGAGTAGAATGTGGTATTGGAATAAAAAAATATAATGACGTTCGTATTAATGATATAATCGAAGTATTTCATACATTAGAGATTAAATAG
- the rplU gene encoding 50S ribosomal protein L21: MYAIFMNGGKQYKVKKGQIIKLEKLNNSVQTQLKFETVLMISDNKEVKIGQPILLDSYILADIVCHGRNKKINIIKFNRRKHYKKHQGHRQSFTKVLITEIHTYQGVS; encoded by the coding sequence ATGTATGCAATTTTTATGAATGGCGGGAAACAATATAAAGTTAAAAAAGGTCAAATTATTAAATTAGAAAAGTTAAATAATTCTGTTCAAACACAGTTAAAATTTGAAACAGTCTTAATGATCTCAGATAATAAAGAAGTAAAAATAGGACAACCAATATTACTTGATAGTTATATACTAGCAGACATTGTATGCCACGGACGCAATAAAAAAATCAATATAATTAAATTTAATCGCAGAAAACATTATAAAAAACACCAAGGCCATCGTCAATCATTTACTAAAGTTTTAATCACAGAAATTCATACATATCAAGGAGTAAGTTAA
- the ftsH gene encoding ATP-dependent zinc metalloprotease FtsH has protein sequence MAKNLILWLVIAVVLMSIFQNFNFNSINYRKVDYSTFLSEVNQDQIRETYINGREINVVKKDNSKYITFIPMNDSKLLDTLLVKNIKIVGAIQEEPSFLTSIFISWFPMFLLIGVWVFFMRQMQIGGGKGAMSFGKSKARMLSEDQSTITFSDVAGCDEAKAEVKELVDYLREPSRFQKLGGKIPKGILMVGSPGTGKTLLAKAIAGEARVPFFTISGSDFVEMFVGVGASRVRDMFDHARKSAPCIIFIDEIDAVGRQRGAGLGGGHDEREQTLNQMLVEMDGFDGNEGIILIAATNRPDVLDPALLRPGRFDRQIFVALPDIKGRSQIITVHMRKVPLGKDVDPMIIARGTPGFSGADLANLVNEAALFAARNNHQVVSMFDFERAKDKIIMGTERRSMVITDKQKESTAYHEAGHVIVGRLVPEHDPAHKVTIIPRGRALGVTFFLPEDDVLSVSKNKLESQISTLYGGRLAEEIIYGANNVSTGAYNDIKMATRLARNMVTQWGFSKKLGPLLYTEEEGEIFLGRTVAKSKHMSDETARIIDEEVKLLIEKNYQRAKNILNDNLDILHKMKDALIKYETIDSHQINDLMERKSVRKPNGWNENSE, from the coding sequence ATGGCTAAAAACCTGATTTTATGGTTAGTAATCGCAGTGGTATTAATGTCTATCTTTCAGAATTTTAATTTTAATAGTATAAATTATCGGAAGGTAGATTATTCTACTTTCCTATCAGAAGTAAATCAAGATCAGATTCGCGAAACATATATTAATGGACGAGAAATTAATGTAGTAAAAAAAGATAATAGTAAATATATAACATTTATCCCGATGAATGATTCTAAACTACTTGATACGTTACTGGTAAAAAATATTAAAATAGTAGGAGCAATTCAAGAAGAGCCTAGTTTTTTAACTTCTATTTTTATTTCATGGTTTCCTATGTTTCTTTTAATTGGAGTGTGGGTCTTTTTTATGAGACAAATGCAAATTGGAGGTGGCAAAGGTGCTATGTCATTTGGAAAGAGTAAGGCTAGGATGTTATCAGAGGATCAAAGTACGATTACTTTTTCCGATGTAGCTGGCTGTGACGAAGCGAAAGCAGAAGTAAAAGAGTTAGTAGATTATCTCCGAGAACCTAGTAGATTTCAGAAATTAGGAGGAAAAATTCCAAAGGGAATTTTAATGGTAGGTTCTCCTGGGACTGGAAAAACTCTTTTAGCAAAAGCAATTGCTGGTGAAGCTAGAGTTCCATTTTTTACTATTTCAGGTTCTGATTTTGTAGAGATGTTTGTTGGAGTAGGAGCTTCAAGAGTGCGTGATATGTTTGATCATGCTAGAAAATCCGCGCCTTGCATAATTTTTATTGATGAAATTGATGCCGTTGGTCGACAAAGAGGAGCTGGATTAGGAGGTGGACATGATGAACGCGAACAAACATTAAACCAGATGTTAGTAGAAATGGATGGTTTTGATGGGAATGAAGGAATAATTCTTATTGCTGCTACCAATAGACCAGACGTTTTAGATCCTGCTTTATTAAGACCAGGTCGATTTGATCGTCAAATTTTCGTAGCATTACCTGATATTAAAGGTCGATCACAAATAATTACAGTGCACATGAGAAAAGTGCCTTTAGGAAAAGATGTAGATCCTATGATTATAGCTCGAGGAACCCCCGGTTTTTCTGGAGCGGATTTAGCAAATTTAGTTAATGAAGCTGCATTATTTGCAGCTCGTAATAATCATCAGGTTGTATCAATGTTTGATTTTGAAAGAGCAAAAGACAAGATTATAATGGGTACTGAAAGACGATCTATGGTAATAACTGATAAACAAAAAGAATCTACAGCATATCATGAAGCAGGACATGTTATTGTTGGTAGATTAGTTCCAGAGCATGATCCTGCTCATAAAGTAACTATTATTCCAAGAGGTAGAGCGTTAGGGGTAACTTTTTTTTTACCGGAAGATGATGTATTAAGCGTTAGTAAAAATAAATTAGAAAGTCAAATATCTACGTTATATGGAGGTAGATTAGCAGAAGAAATAATTTATGGAGCAAATAATGTATCTACAGGCGCGTATAATGATATAAAAATGGCTACTCGTTTAGCACGTAATATGGTAACACAATGGGGTTTTTCAAAAAAATTAGGTCCGCTTTTATACACAGAAGAAGAGGGTGAAATTTTTTTAGGACGAACAGTAGCAAAATCTAAACATATGTCAGATGAAACAGCGAGAATTATTGATGAAGAAGTAAAACTATTAATAGAAAAAAATTATCAGAGAGCGAAAAACATACTAAATGATAATTTAGACATACTTCATAAAATGAAAGATGCATTGATTAAATATGAAACGATTGATTCTCATCAAATTAATGATCTAATGGAAAGAAAATCTGTTCGAAAACCTAATGGATGGAATGAAAATAGTGAGTAG
- a CDS encoding BolA/IbaG family iron-sulfur metabolism protein — protein MITEKIKHILIKSLSLNKVQVTGNNNHINIIAIDDIFNNKSEVEKQQMIYTQLMDYITNKTIHAISIKTYSLKEWKNNQKKIN, from the coding sequence ATGATTACAGAAAAAATTAAACATATATTAATAAAATCTTTGTCTTTAAACAAAGTTCAAGTAACTGGAAATAACAACCATATTAATATTATAGCTATTGATGATATCTTTAATAACAAAAGTGAAGTAGAAAAACAACAAATGATTTATACACAATTAATGGACTATATTACTAATAAAACAATTCATGCTATTTCAATCAAAACATATTCTTTAAAAGAATGGAAAAATAACCAAAAAAAAATTAACTAA